CGCGCCTGCGCCTTGCCCTGTTGTGCCTGATCCTTTCCCCGCTCGCCCTCGCCGATACCGTCAATGTCGCCGTCGCCAGCAACTTTCAGCAGACGCTGGACAAGATCGCCAAATCCTTCAAGGCGGCCACCGGGCATGACGTCAAGGCCAGCGCCGGCGCTTCCGGCAAGCTGGCGGCGCAGATCCGCCAGGGCGCGCCGTTCGAGGTGTTCCTGTCCGCCGACGACGAGCGCCCGACCGAGCTGGCGAAAGCCGGCCTCGGCCAGGCCTCCAGCCAGTTCACCTACGCCTATGGCCAGTTGGCGCTATGGAGCAAGCAGCGCGACGACGCCGGCGAAGCGGCGCTGCGCAAGGGCGATTTCGCCAAGCTGGCGGTCGCCAACCCCGCCACCGCGCCCTATGGCCGCGCCGCGCTGGAAACGCTGGCCGCCCTGAAGCTGGAGGCGGCGGTGAAGCCCAAGCTGCTGACCGGCGACAACATCGGCCAGACCATGCAATTCGCCGAGGTTGGCGGCGCAGACTTCGCCTTCGTCGCCTACTCCCAGTTGCTGGAGCAAGGCATACGCGGCCATTACTGGCTGGTGCCGGAAAAACTGCACCAGCCGATCCGCCAGGACGCGCTGCTGATCAAGCCGACGCCGGCCGCGGCCGCGCTGATGGCCTACCTCAAGGGCGAGCAGGCGCGCGCGCTGATGGCCCAGGCAGGCTACCGCTTCAAGCCGTGAGCCCGCAGGACTGGAGCGCGATCGCGCTGACCCTGCGCCTGGCCGGCATCAGCACGCTGCTGCTGCTGGCCCTGTGCATTCCCTGCGCCTGGTGGCTGGCGCACAGCCGCTCCCGGCTGCGCCCCATCATGGAAGCCGGCGCCATGCTGCCGCTGGTGCTGCCGCCGACGGTGCTGGGCTTCTATCTGCTGCTGGCCTTCGGACCGCACGGGCCGGTCGGCAAACTGACATCCTCGCTGGGTTTGCCGGGCCTCGCCTTCACCTTCCCCGGCGTGGTGCTCGCCTCCATCCTGTACTCGCTTCCCTTCGTGTTGCAGCCTTTGCTGGCCAGCTTCCGCGCGGTGCGGCAGGAAGAGCTGGAAAGCGCGCGGCTGCTGGGCGCCGGACGCTGGCAGCGGATGCGCCACGTGATCCTGCCTTCCTGCCGCAGCGGCCTGCTCAGCGCGGCCTGCCTGGGCTTCGCCCATACGGTAGGCGAGTTCGGCGTGGTGCTGATGATAGGCGGCAATATCGACGGCGAAACGCGCGTGATATCGATCGCGCTGTACAATCAGGTGGAGCAGGCCAACTACGGCGCCGCCCACCAGCTGGCGCTGATGTTGCTGCTGTTTTCACTGGCGGCGTTGAGCGCCGTTTATTGGCTGAACGCCCGACAGAAACAATCCGAATGACATCCGCCCGCGCCGCGGGCGCCACACTGGAGACATCCACCATGCGCAAATCCGTGCTGCTCGCCGTACTCGCCCTGTTCAGCGCCAACCTGGCGCTGGCTGACGCCGCCTGCGACGCCAAGGCAGCCGAGAAGAAACTGGCCGGCGCCGCCAAGCAGAGCTTCCTGAAGAAATGCGAAAAGGACAGCGCCGCCGCCCAGAAAAGCTGTGATGGCAAAGCCGCTGAGAAGAAGCTGGCTGGCGCGGCCAAGCAAAGCTTCACCAAGAAGTGCATGAAGGACGCGATGGCCAAGTAAAGCCTTCCAGCTCTCCATGCGGCGGCCGCGTCGAATCGCGGCTTTGCCAGACACAAACGGCATGGCATCGCCATGCCGTTTTACTTTTCCTAAAAATCCATTCCGGACAACAACTTGCGCGCCATGCGCTACACTCAAACAAGGTGTGGCTTGCGAGTGTTGGCAATGAACGCCCTGTCCGGATACAACCCCTCTGTCTCGTCTTTCGACAGCCTGCTGCCAAACTTGAGCAGTTTGTTGTCGAGCGGCTTGCTGTTGGGCTCGTCCAGCGCCGCCAGCCAGGCCAGCGCCAGCAGCAGCAAAACGGATCCGATACAGATCGAGCTGTCCACGCTGGGCCAGCTGATGTCGATACTCGGCACCTTCCAGAGCAGTCTGCAGCAGATTTACGCGCCGTCCATCCGTTTCGGCGGCGGCACCGCCAGCAGCAGCAATCCCGCCGTGGCCAGCGTCAGCACCTCCTCCGGCGCGCAGAACGCCAGTTATCTGCTCAATGTTTCCCAACTGGCGCAAGCTCAAAGCGCAACCACCAGCTTCTCCTTGTCCGACAGCGGCTCCACCGTGGTGGGCAGCGGCAGCCTGACCATCTCCACCGGCAGCTATGCCTACACCAGCTCGACCTCGGCCACCAGCTTCACCGCCAGCGGCTCCCCGGTGACCATCAGCATCAGCAACGGCACGCTGTCCAGCATCGCCAGCTCGATCAACGGCGCCGGCGCCGGCGTGGTAGCCAACGTGGTGCAGAACGCGTCGGGCGGCTACCAGCTGCAGATCAGCCAGGCCAGCACCGGCGCCAGCAACAACTTCAAGATCACCGTCAGCGACAACGACGGCAACAACACCGACCAGAGCGGCCTGTCTCGGCTGGCCTTCGACCAGACCCAGGCGGTGGGCAGCGGCCAGAACCTGACCCAGACCCAGGCCGCGCTGAACGCCAGCTACACCGTCAACGGCGCGTCCGGCTCCAGCGCCAGCAACGCCGGCATCCAGCTGGGCAGCGGCGTGTCAGCCAACCTGCTGGCCACCGGCAGCAGCAACATCACCGTCAACGTCGACTTCGGCCAGCTCAACACCAGCGCCCAGTCGCTGGCCAGCGCCTTCAACACCGCTCTGGGCGCCATCAACAGCCTGCTGGGCAACCAGGTTCTGCCAAGCCAGGATCCTATCGCCAGGCAACTGCCGCAAATGCTGAACCAGCAGGCGCAGAAGAGCTACAGCAACGGCAGCTCGCTGCTCACCACGCTGAGCCAGGTCGGCCTGAACTACCAAAGCCCGGCGCAATACGGCTTGGGCGGCACGCTGAACCTGAACGTCGCTTCGCTGCAGGCCGCGTACAACAGCGATTCCAGCGGCACGGCCAACCTACTGTACACGGTCGCGCAATCGCTGAACGCGCTGGCCAACAGCTATACCACTCAAGGCAACGGCACGCTGGTCAACGAAACCCGCGCGCTGCAGGCCCAGCAGCGCACCCGGCAGCTGGTGACCAACACCCGGCCGACGCCCAATACCTTCCCGTACAATCTGCAGAACCTGCTCAGCTACCCGTCCAGCAACAGCCTGCTGTCCTCCCAGCAGATCAGCGGCCTCGCGATGTACGCGCTGGTGTACTCGATCGGCGCGCCGTACGCGCTGAACTCGCTGCTGGTCGGCCAGGGGCTGGGCCTGTCCAGCAGCGGCTTCTCCGCCATCGCCTGAGCGATTTTCCCCGCCCTTTGCTCCATGCCGCGTTTGGCGGTAAAATTCATCGGATGATTGGATGTTTAATCGGACTCCCATGAATATTTCCTCCTCCAAGCGCTCGCTGGTCGACATCGCCGTCGACAATCTGGGCAAACAGCTGGAACAGGGCCGCTGGCCGGTGGGCAGCCGCATCCCCACCGAGCCGGAACTGGCCGACGAGTTGGGCATCAGCCGCAACACCGTGCGCGAAGCGGTGCGGGTGCTGCTGTACGCCGGCCTGCTGGAGGTGCGCCAGGGCGACGGCACCTATGTCCGCGCCATCGTCAATCCGGGCGAGGCGATGCGCGCGCTCAGCCGCGCCAGCCTGCGCGAGCACCTGGAAGTGCGCTGCCTGCTGGAGGAGAGCGCGGCCAGGCTGGCCGCCGAGCGCGCCGGCGCCGGCGACATCGCCCGCATCGCCGCCACGCTGGACGGGCTGCAACGCCGGGACGGCGAAACGCCGGAAAGCTACGCCGAGCGCGATCTCGCCTTCCACGTCGCCATCGCCGACGCCAGCGGCAACCAGGCGCTGGCCGGCCTGTACCACTTTTTCTCGCGCGCGGTGCGCCAGAGCGTGCAGGACTCCATCCGCGACGAGGCGCTGCCCGACCCGGACTTCGCCGCCCACGCCGCCATCTTCGACGCGATCCGGCAAGGCCGGCCGGACGAAGCCGGCCGCGCCGCCGCCGCCATCACCCGCCCGCTGCTGGCCACGCTGGACCGGCTGCTGGACACAAAACAATAAGGAAGCACGATGCAAGAAAACATGGGGCGATCCAAAGCTATCGCCGACGAACTGTTGATTGACGACGAAGCCGCGCCGCGAACCGGCAGCCGCCATCGCGTGCTGATGTTGCTGCTGGGCCTGGTGCTGGTGGGACTCAACCTGCGCCCGGCGCTGTCCAGCCTGGCGCCGGTGCTGGCCATGGTCAGCGCCGACACCGGCCTGAGCCCTGCGATGTCCGGCCTGCTGACCACGCTGCCGGTGGCTTGCCTGGGCATCTTCGGCCCGCTGGCGCCCCACCTGGCGCGCCGCCTGGGCAGCGAGAAGACCATCGCCGCCGTCCTGCTGGTCTTGGCCGCCGGCATCCTGCTGCGCACCCAGCTCGGATTGTTCGGCCTGTTCGCCGGCTCGGCGCTGGCCGGTGCCGCCATCGGCGTGATCGGCGTGCTGCTGCCCGGCATCGTCAAACGCGAATTCGCCAACCGCGCCGGCCTGATGACCGGCGTCTACACCATGGCGCTATGCCTGGGCGCGGCGCTGGCCGCCGGCTTCACCGTGCCGGTGGCCGAGAGCTTCGGCCACGACTGGCGACCGGCGCTGGCGTTGTGGGCGGTGCCGGCCGCGCTGGCGCTGGCGGTCTGGTGGCCGCAATTGAGCGCCCGCCACGCCGCCAGCCAAGGCCAATGGCGGGTGCGGGGCATTCTGCGCGACCCGTTGGCCTGGCAGGTGACCTTGTTCATGGGCCTGCAATCCTCGCTGGCCTACATCGTGTTCGGCTGGCTGCCGTCCATCCTGATGGACCGCGGCCTCACCGCGATGCAGGGCGGACTGATGCTGTCCTTGTCCACCATGGTACAGGTGCCGGCGTCGCTGCTGGTGCCGATGCTGGCCCACCGCTGCCGCAACCAGCGCCCGCCCATCGCCGTCACGCTGCTGGCGGTGATCGCCGGCCTGCTGGGCATGCTGTACGCGCCCACCGACAGCCTGATCCTGTGGGCGGTCCTGCTCGGCTTCGGCCAGGGCGGCCTGTTCAGCACCGCGCTCAGCCTGCTGGCCCACCGCTCGCCGGACCAGCACGTGGCGGCCCACCTGTCCGGCATGGCCCAGGGCATAGGCTATATGCTGGCCTCGCTGGGCCCGTTCGCCGTCGGCCTGATCCGCGGCCACAGCCATGAAGCCTGGCCGCTGGCGCTGCTGTTCAGCCTGATCGCCGCCGCGGCCTTCTGCGTCGGCATGCTGGCCGGCCGCAAACGGCTGGTCGGCGTGAAGGCCGAAGCCGTCTAACCGGCCTCTCCCCATAAGCAAGCCCCGCCGTTTAGGCGGGGCTTTTTCTCATCCCGACAAACGACTCACCTGGGCCGGGCGACGATGCCGTAACGCGCCTGCAGCGCCGGCAAGGTCTCGGCCGCCAGCGGCAGACTGGCGTCGCCGACCTTGAGCGCGACGGGCAGCGTCGCCGCGTCCCCGTCCCAGTCCGGCAGCGCCTCCTCCAGCACCGCCGCCAAGTCGCGGTCGTCCACCACGGCCAGCTCGCCGCCGATCTCCAGCAGCAGCATGCCGTCCGGCGTCAGCCAGGCGGCGCGCGCCGGCAGGTCGTCGTCGTAGGGCACCGTGCTCCAGCCCTTGGGCGTGCGCCGCGCCGCCAAGGGCGCGGCGTCCAGTTGCACGTAAACCTTCTGGGGGCCGTTCTGCACATAGCAGCGGCCCTGGCCGTCCCGGCTGTAATTGCGGTTGAAGAATTCCACCATGCCCTCGTGCTGCAGCCGGGCGTCCTTGATCCACCACTGGCCCCGGGCGTCCAGCCGCAGCCAGCCGAACACCGCCGGCACGTTCGGCCACTTGGCCAGCGCCGCCAACACCATTTCGTCCATCATTTCTCCTCCCGCGGATATCTCCCGCTTTTTTCCGCTAGCCTAGCGCGCGCAGCACCGTCAGCGGCGGCGTCCTCGTTACCTTGCCCACCAGCGGCCAGCCGGCCAGCGTCACCACCAGCACGCCGCCGGCCATCCCCAGCGGCAGCAGCCACCAGTTGAGCAGCAGCGGCAGAGCAAACAGCTTCACCGCCGCCAGCACGCCGATTCCCATCGCGCCCAATGCCGCCAGCAAGCCGGACACCGCGCCCAGCCATACCAGCTCGGCCAGCACCACGCTGCGCACTTGCCTGCGCGACGCGCCCAGCGCCCGCATCAGCCCCACGTCGGCCAGCCGCTCGTCGCGGGTGGCCGTCAGCGACGCCCACAACACCAGCA
This genomic window from Chromobacterium violaceum ATCC 12472 contains:
- the modA gene encoding molybdate ABC transporter substrate-binding protein gives rise to the protein MPRLRLALLCLILSPLALADTVNVAVASNFQQTLDKIAKSFKAATGHDVKASAGASGKLAAQIRQGAPFEVFLSADDERPTELAKAGLGQASSQFTYAYGQLALWSKQRDDAGEAALRKGDFAKLAVANPATAPYGRAALETLAALKLEAAVKPKLLTGDNIGQTMQFAEVGGADFAFVAYSQLLEQGIRGHYWLVPEKLHQPIRQDALLIKPTPAAAALMAYLKGEQARALMAQAGYRFKP
- the modB gene encoding molybdate ABC transporter permease subunit, yielding MSPQDWSAIALTLRLAGISTLLLLALCIPCAWWLAHSRSRLRPIMEAGAMLPLVLPPTVLGFYLLLAFGPHGPVGKLTSSLGLPGLAFTFPGVVLASILYSLPFVLQPLLASFRAVRQEELESARLLGAGRWQRMRHVILPSCRSGLLSAACLGFAHTVGEFGVVLMIGGNIDGETRVISIALYNQVEQANYGAAHQLALMLLLFSLAALSAVYWLNARQKQSE
- the fliD gene encoding flagellar filament capping protein FliD, which codes for MNALSGYNPSVSSFDSLLPNLSSLLSSGLLLGSSSAASQASASSSKTDPIQIELSTLGQLMSILGTFQSSLQQIYAPSIRFGGGTASSSNPAVASVSTSSGAQNASYLLNVSQLAQAQSATTSFSLSDSGSTVVGSGSLTISTGSYAYTSSTSATSFTASGSPVTISISNGTLSSIASSINGAGAGVVANVVQNASGGYQLQISQASTGASNNFKITVSDNDGNNTDQSGLSRLAFDQTQAVGSGQNLTQTQAALNASYTVNGASGSSASNAGIQLGSGVSANLLATGSSNITVNVDFGQLNTSAQSLASAFNTALGAINSLLGNQVLPSQDPIARQLPQMLNQQAQKSYSNGSSLLTTLSQVGLNYQSPAQYGLGGTLNLNVASLQAAYNSDSSGTANLLYTVAQSLNALANSYTTQGNGTLVNETRALQAQQRTRQLVTNTRPTPNTFPYNLQNLLSYPSSNSLLSSQQISGLAMYALVYSIGAPYALNSLLVGQGLGLSSSGFSAIA
- a CDS encoding FadR/GntR family transcriptional regulator → MNISSSKRSLVDIAVDNLGKQLEQGRWPVGSRIPTEPELADELGISRNTVREAVRVLLYAGLLEVRQGDGTYVRAIVNPGEAMRALSRASLREHLEVRCLLEESAARLAAERAGAGDIARIAATLDGLQRRDGETPESYAERDLAFHVAIADASGNQALAGLYHFFSRAVRQSVQDSIRDEALPDPDFAAHAAIFDAIRQGRPDEAGRAAAAITRPLLATLDRLLDTKQ
- a CDS encoding CynX/NimT family MFS transporter, yielding MQENMGRSKAIADELLIDDEAAPRTGSRHRVLMLLLGLVLVGLNLRPALSSLAPVLAMVSADTGLSPAMSGLLTTLPVACLGIFGPLAPHLARRLGSEKTIAAVLLVLAAGILLRTQLGLFGLFAGSALAGAAIGVIGVLLPGIVKREFANRAGLMTGVYTMALCLGAALAAGFTVPVAESFGHDWRPALALWAVPAALALAVWWPQLSARHAASQGQWRVRGILRDPLAWQVTLFMGLQSSLAYIVFGWLPSILMDRGLTAMQGGLMLSLSTMVQVPASLLVPMLAHRCRNQRPPIAVTLLAVIAGLLGMLYAPTDSLILWAVLLGFGQGGLFSTALSLLAHRSPDQHVAAHLSGMAQGIGYMLASLGPFAVGLIRGHSHEAWPLALLFSLIAAAAFCVGMLAGRKRLVGVKAEAV
- a CDS encoding DUF2946 family protein; this encodes MMDEMVLAALAKWPNVPAVFGWLRLDARGQWWIKDARLQHEGMVEFFNRNYSRDGQGRCYVQNGPQKVYVQLDAAPLAARRTPKGWSTVPYDDDLPARAAWLTPDGMLLLEIGGELAVVDDRDLAAVLEEALPDWDGDAATLPVALKVGDASLPLAAETLPALQARYGIVARPR